From Brochothrix thermosphacta DSM 20171 = FSL F6-1036, a single genomic window includes:
- the trpA gene encoding tryptophan synthase subunit alpha produces MNAIESKLEQTDKAFISYMMGNATLAADYATLVEQGTSIVEIGVPFTDPVADGAVIQAAGLKALRAGITLTSIFETIAKIPVKTAPIVLMTYLNPIFAMGYKTFAKTCRETGVSGVIVPDLPFEENATLKKYLDAENIILITLITATTTAERMQRIMQEARGFIYAVTVKGVTGERQAFSDEVFTFLEKVKKSTKVPVMAGFGISTATQVTEMLPHCDGVIVGSRIVHLLEEKQAEQIGELIAAIRV; encoded by the coding sequence ATGAATGCGATTGAATCAAAGTTAGAGCAAACAGATAAAGCTTTTATTTCATACATGATGGGTAACGCAACGTTGGCAGCGGATTATGCAACATTAGTTGAACAAGGTACCAGCATTGTTGAAATAGGCGTGCCATTTACCGATCCAGTAGCCGATGGCGCTGTTATTCAAGCGGCAGGTTTAAAAGCGTTACGTGCAGGAATCACGCTGACGAGTATTTTCGAGACAATTGCTAAAATTCCTGTTAAAACAGCGCCAATTGTATTGATGACTTATTTGAATCCGATTTTTGCTATGGGTTATAAAACGTTCGCCAAAACGTGTCGCGAAACGGGTGTATCTGGTGTAATTGTGCCCGATCTACCATTTGAGGAAAATGCGACATTAAAAAAATATTTAGATGCTGAAAACATTATTTTAATTACATTGATTACTGCAACTACGACAGCAGAAAGGATGCAACGTATCATGCAAGAGGCGCGTGGTTTCATCTATGCAGTCACTGTCAAAGGTGTTACAGGAGAGCGACAAGCGTTCAGTGATGAAGTGTTTACATTCTTAGAAAAAGTTAAAAAATCAACAAAGGTGCCTGTTATGGCAGGGTTTGGTATTTCAACAGCAACGCAAGTCACTGAGATGTTACCGCATTGTGATGGTGTGATTGTGGGAAGTCGAATCGTGCATTTATTAGAAGAGAAACAAGCGGAGCAGATTGGTGAATTGATAGCAGCAATACGCGTCTGA
- the trpB gene encoding tryptophan synthase subunit beta → MTYNYPDEGGHFGEYGGRYVPEVLMESVLELNDAYKKYQDDSAFKKELAYYLEEYVGRETPLYFAERLTDYVGGAKIYLKREDLNHTGAHKINNALGQALLAKRMGKRKIVAETGAGQHGVATATVCALFDMECTIFMGEEDIARQQLNVFRMELLGATVVPVTSGEGLLKDAVNEALRYWVAHVDDTHYLMGSVLGPHPFPQMVRDFQSVIGTEIKQQILAKEGRLPDALVACVGGGSNAIGTFYPFIEDKDVKLYGAEAGGSGIETGKHAATLTEGRVGALHGSLMYLLQDKAGQVSEVFSISAGLDYPGVGPEHSLLHDLKRAEYHAITDDEAVAAFTLMSRKEGIMPALESSHAIALALKIAADMPKEELLVITVSGRGDKDVAQIKERFEKEGK, encoded by the coding sequence ATGACTTATAATTATCCAGATGAAGGTGGCCATTTTGGCGAATACGGCGGACGTTATGTACCAGAAGTATTAATGGAATCAGTATTGGAATTGAATGACGCCTATAAAAAATACCAAGACGATTCAGCGTTTAAAAAAGAACTCGCTTATTACTTAGAAGAGTATGTTGGTCGTGAAACACCGCTTTATTTTGCTGAACGCTTAACAGACTATGTGGGTGGTGCCAAAATTTATTTGAAGCGGGAAGATTTGAACCACACAGGTGCTCACAAAATTAACAATGCGTTGGGTCAAGCCTTATTAGCTAAACGAATGGGTAAGCGTAAAATTGTTGCAGAAACAGGTGCCGGTCAACACGGTGTAGCAACCGCGACAGTTTGCGCACTCTTTGATATGGAATGTACCATCTTTATGGGCGAAGAAGACATCGCTCGCCAACAGTTGAATGTTTTCCGAATGGAATTACTCGGTGCCACAGTTGTTCCGGTTACGAGTGGTGAAGGTTTATTAAAAGATGCAGTAAATGAAGCGTTGCGTTACTGGGTTGCACATGTTGATGATACTCATTATTTAATGGGCTCAGTATTGGGGCCACATCCTTTCCCACAAATGGTACGTGATTTCCAAAGTGTGATTGGAACTGAAATTAAACAACAAATTTTAGCGAAAGAAGGCCGTTTACCAGATGCTTTGGTTGCTTGTGTTGGAGGCGGTTCTAATGCGATTGGTACATTTTATCCTTTTATTGAAGATAAAGACGTGAAGCTTTATGGCGCTGAAGCAGGTGGTTCTGGTATTGAAACAGGCAAACATGCAGCAACGCTCACTGAGGGGCGTGTCGGTGCATTACATGGTTCGTTGATGTATTTACTTCAAGATAAAGCAGGTCAAGTAAGTGAAGTGTTTTCTATCTCTGCGGGACTGGATTATCCAGGAGTGGGACCAGAGCATAGTTTGTTACATGATTTGAAACGAGCGGAGTACCATGCAATTACAGATGACGAAGCGGTTGCCGCATTCACTTTGATGTCTCGTAAAGAAGGGATCATGCCAGCGTTAGAAAGCTCACATGCGATTGCATTAGCTTTAAAAATTGCAGCAGACATGCCAAAAGAGGAATTGCTTGTAATTACAGTATCAGGTCGTGGCGATAAAGATGTTGCCCAAATCAAAGAGCGTTTTGAGAAGGAGGGAAAATAA
- a CDS encoding phosphoribosylanthranilate isomerase, with protein sequence MTKIKICGVMDTATALTVVEAGADYIGFVLAPSRRKVSFEEAKKIRCVIPSRVKVIGVFVSPTTANILEAIETIHLDGVQIHGEVPVLENITVPVIRAVPLAKLEEAIAYQAVLVDSPQPGSGTVFDWTQLHKVKHPDLWLAGGLSAENVGEAIENVKPTVVDVSSGVETDGKKDVTKIRAFIQTVRSKEDENNDL encoded by the coding sequence ATGACTAAGATTAAAATTTGTGGTGTGATGGACACGGCTACGGCGTTAACCGTAGTCGAAGCAGGAGCTGACTATATCGGTTTTGTACTTGCTCCAAGTCGGCGTAAAGTTTCTTTTGAAGAAGCCAAAAAAATTCGTTGTGTGATACCTTCTAGAGTGAAGGTGATCGGTGTGTTTGTTTCACCAACAACTGCTAACATACTAGAAGCGATTGAAACCATCCATCTTGATGGTGTTCAAATTCATGGAGAGGTGCCGGTGTTAGAAAATATCACGGTACCAGTTATTAGAGCAGTTCCTCTCGCTAAATTAGAGGAAGCGATTGCCTATCAAGCGGTTTTAGTCGATTCACCTCAACCAGGTAGTGGGACTGTTTTTGATTGGACGCAATTGCATAAGGTAAAACACCCCGATCTATGGTTAGCTGGAGGATTGTCAGCTGAAAATGTCGGGGAAGCGATTGAAAATGTAAAGCCGACAGTTGTTGATGTGAGTAGTGGTGTTGAAACCGATGGTAAGAAAGATGTAACAAAAATCAGAGCATTTATTCAGACGGTGCGATCTAAGGAGGACGAAAACAATGACTTATAA
- the trpC gene encoding indole-3-glycerol phosphate synthase TrpC, with translation MSILEDIITKNSERVAKYASETHTINLHNTAVFTNNTNNNPFRLIAEIKRASPSKGMIDENVDVVAQAKRYEALGASAISVLCEPYYFKGDFADLIAIRKAVKLPLLCKDFVTTSAHLLKAKSAGANIVLLIVAALSPEKLQSLYHFARELALDVLVEVHDENELEQALLLNPQMIGINNRSLKTFAVDLATTKRLKTLIPDNITVISESGMLSPADILKIKAVGVDGVLIGEGMMRQADVLKEVF, from the coding sequence ATGAGTATTTTAGAGGATATTATTACAAAAAATAGTGAACGAGTAGCAAAATATGCCAGTGAAACACATACGATAAACTTGCACAATACAGCAGTCTTTACTAATAATACGAATAATAATCCATTTCGTCTCATTGCTGAAATCAAGCGCGCATCGCCATCAAAAGGCATGATTGATGAAAATGTGGACGTTGTCGCACAAGCTAAAAGATACGAAGCCTTAGGGGCAAGTGCTATTTCAGTATTATGCGAACCTTATTATTTTAAGGGTGATTTTGCTGACCTAATTGCCATTCGTAAAGCAGTGAAACTGCCGTTATTATGTAAGGATTTTGTGACAACCTCAGCGCATCTGTTGAAAGCTAAAAGTGCAGGCGCAAATATTGTATTATTAATAGTAGCTGCTTTGTCACCAGAAAAACTCCAAAGCTTATACCACTTTGCTCGAGAGTTAGCATTAGATGTATTAGTAGAAGTACATGATGAAAATGAATTAGAACAAGCTTTGTTGTTGAATCCTCAAATGATTGGTATTAACAATCGGAGCTTAAAAACCTTTGCTGTAGATCTAGCAACGACCAAACGTTTAAAAACATTAATACCTGATAATATTACGGTTATTTCGGAAAGCGGGATGCTAAGTCCGGCTGATATTTTAAAAATAAAAGCTGTAGGAGTTGACGGTGTATTGATTGGTGAAGGGATGATGCGCCAAGCGGATGTTTTAAAGGAGGTCTTTTAA
- the trpD gene encoding anthranilate phosphoribosyltransferase: MENFVARCRTKVPFTNYLTLLTEGHDLSMDEARVAGNRLFDNTLSDSEVAAFLIALKVKGETAPEIAGIVQAMRAHAMPLPQKHRELMCNCGTGGDRSGTFNISTTSAFVIAAAGVKVAKHGNRSISSKSGSADVLEAVDVSLNASATEIDRQLQRNGMTFLFAPHVHPHLGQVMRVRRSLGIPTIFNIIGPLTNPYQLDYQVVGVYRRDLVEPMAEVLVALGRKKAIVVHGYGGLDEASLEGENTLAIVENNSYKVTTLDPQKLGMTQRLNSELVGKDVAFNAEILKNVLAGEKGAYREAVVLNSAIGLVAAQRADSFEEAILLAEAAIDSNEALEHLHYLQKTTGAIEA, encoded by the coding sequence ATTGAAAACTTTGTTGCACGTTGCCGTACAAAAGTTCCGTTTACAAACTACTTAACATTATTAACAGAGGGCCATGATTTATCAATGGATGAAGCCCGTGTCGCAGGTAATCGTTTATTTGACAATACGTTATCTGATAGTGAAGTAGCCGCTTTTTTAATCGCTTTAAAAGTGAAAGGTGAAACAGCACCGGAAATAGCTGGGATTGTGCAAGCGATGCGTGCACATGCCATGCCACTGCCACAAAAACATCGAGAATTAATGTGTAATTGCGGTACCGGTGGTGATCGTTCTGGAACGTTCAATATTTCAACGACCTCTGCATTCGTGATTGCAGCCGCAGGTGTAAAAGTAGCGAAACACGGCAATCGTTCGATTTCTAGTAAAAGCGGAAGTGCTGATGTGTTAGAAGCCGTTGATGTTTCTTTAAATGCAAGTGCAACAGAAATCGATCGTCAATTACAAAGAAACGGTATGACATTCTTATTTGCACCGCATGTGCATCCGCATTTGGGGCAAGTGATGCGCGTGAGACGTTCGTTAGGGATACCGACAATTTTCAATATCATCGGCCCTTTAACAAACCCTTATCAGTTAGACTATCAAGTGGTGGGTGTTTATCGTCGAGATTTAGTTGAACCGATGGCAGAAGTATTAGTGGCATTAGGTCGTAAAAAAGCGATTGTTGTACATGGTTATGGTGGTCTTGATGAAGCCTCATTAGAAGGTGAGAACACGCTGGCAATCGTTGAAAACAACAGCTATAAAGTGACAACATTAGACCCACAAAAATTGGGGATGACACAACGGTTGAATAGTGAATTAGTCGGTAAAGATGTGGCTTTTAATGCAGAAATATTAAAAAATGTGCTCGCTGGTGAAAAAGGTGCGTATCGTGAAGCGGTTGTGTTAAACAGTGCAATTGGCCTAGTGGCCGCACAACGAGCGGATTCATTTGAAGAAGCTATCCTATTAGCAGAAGCAGCAATCGATTCAAATGAAGCATTGGAACACTTACATTACTTACAAAAAACAACGGGGGCGATTGAAGCATGA
- the trpE gene encoding anthranilate synthase component I, which translates to MPLYIKEIEADELTPVRVFKQLTGKNKALLESSLKFGLNGRYSFISQNPVDKITLTEGNTAYNGRPSTALFLDEVEKRMSENVVNDHRFPFIGGALGYVGYETIHQYENIGEYLPDPLDLPEAQLYLYKEMVVFDHIDQTVFITSIESQEKVDALATELQKESQLSKGEVQVTAFTSAIGQSAFEEMVETAQAAIRQGEIFQVVPSQRMSANYTGDTFEIYRRLKRRNPSPYLYYLEMDGCTIIGSSPESVVAVHGQTITMKPIAGTRRRGATPAEDDILAAELMADEKEVAEHTMLVDLARNDVGRMAENGTVEVTKLMTVEKYSDVMHIVSEVSAILKQGHTAFDALRAGLPAGTVSGAPKIAAMRLINQMEQVKRGIYSGGVGYFSFNGDMDFALAIRTMVVKEETLHVQAGAGVVLDSVPAKEYEETLNKAKALMEVARYDSFNR; encoded by the coding sequence ATGCCATTATACATTAAAGAAATAGAAGCGGATGAATTAACACCAGTACGTGTGTTCAAGCAATTAACAGGCAAAAATAAAGCATTACTTGAAAGTTCATTAAAATTTGGATTGAACGGCCGTTACTCATTTATCAGTCAAAATCCAGTGGATAAAATCACGTTAACAGAAGGCAATACAGCATATAATGGTCGACCAAGCACTGCATTATTTTTGGATGAAGTTGAAAAAAGAATGTCAGAAAATGTTGTGAATGATCATCGTTTTCCATTTATCGGTGGTGCGCTTGGATATGTTGGATATGAAACGATTCATCAATATGAAAACATTGGCGAGTATCTTCCAGATCCGTTAGATTTGCCGGAAGCACAGCTGTATCTATACAAAGAAATGGTAGTCTTTGATCACATCGACCAAACGGTTTTTATCACAAGTATTGAATCGCAAGAAAAAGTCGACGCGTTGGCAACAGAGCTACAAAAAGAATCGCAATTGTCGAAAGGTGAAGTACAAGTCACAGCTTTTACAAGTGCTATTGGACAAAGTGCTTTTGAGGAAATGGTTGAAACAGCACAAGCGGCTATTCGTCAAGGTGAAATTTTCCAAGTGGTCCCCTCACAACGCATGAGTGCAAACTATACAGGTGATACCTTTGAAATCTATCGTCGTCTGAAACGTCGGAATCCTTCCCCTTACTTATATTATCTTGAGATGGATGGGTGTACGATTATTGGATCATCACCAGAAAGTGTGGTTGCTGTTCATGGTCAAACGATAACGATGAAACCAATCGCAGGAACGAGACGACGAGGTGCAACACCAGCTGAAGATGATATTTTAGCCGCTGAGCTGATGGCTGACGAAAAAGAAGTGGCAGAGCACACAATGCTTGTTGATTTAGCAAGAAACGATGTTGGACGGATGGCAGAAAATGGAACAGTTGAAGTCACAAAATTAATGACTGTTGAAAAGTACAGTGATGTGATGCATATCGTTTCAGAAGTAAGTGCGATTTTAAAACAAGGACATACGGCTTTCGATGCATTGCGTGCAGGATTACCAGCTGGAACTGTGAGCGGTGCACCAAAAATTGCAGCGATGCGTTTAATTAATCAAATGGAACAGGTTAAACGTGGCATATACAGTGGGGGTGTGGGTTACTTCTCATTTAATGGTGATATGGATTTTGCCTTGGCCATTCGAACAATGGTTGTGAAGGAAGAGACCTTACATGTACAAGCTGGCGCCGGTGTTGTACTGGATTCAGTACCAGCAAAAGAATACGAAGAGACATTAAATAAAGCGAAAGCATTGATGGAGGTAGCGCGTTATGATTCTTTTAATCGATAA
- a CDS encoding OsmC family protein codes for MIELLPGKDGLEIALPEGKMVLKRDLGYSPVELTVVAVSACATYVLESILDKQHVTYEILKTTMTYERNEEKRANPIKSIDITFEIRADESAHAKIQKATRLIAGNCPVIQTLDEDVEVIEEIVFVD; via the coding sequence ATGATTGAACTTTTACCAGGAAAAGATGGATTAGAAATTGCTTTACCAGAAGGAAAAATGGTTTTGAAACGTGATTTAGGTTATTCACCAGTCGAATTAACAGTTGTTGCAGTATCTGCATGTGCAACCTATGTATTAGAAAGTATTCTAGATAAACAACACGTAACATATGAAATTTTGAAAACAACAATGACGTATGAACGTAACGAAGAAAAACGTGCAAATCCAATCAAATCGATCGATATTACATTCGAAATTCGTGCAGATGAATCAGCACATGCTAAAATTCAAAAAGCAACACGCTTGATTGCTGGTAACTGCCCTGTTATCCAAACATTAGATGAAGATGTTGAAGTAATAGAAGAAATTGTATTTGTCGATTAA
- the glsA gene encoding glutaminase A has product MRENLIDLVHNSTLKTVNGKVATYIPALAEADGQQFSVCLTDINQSYEYGDTETTFTLQSVVKVISFMLAADHHGLTMMMDFVDVEPTGDSFNSIVRLESANTKPFNPMINAGAITVASLLPGETPTEKVEVVTSFLEKLLQKEITINQKIYQSEYDSADHNRAIAYILKANGYLEAGVENAIQTYLQLCSIEVTVGDLAEIALFFAQDGQNERICIDGAILKVSKALMLTCGMYNSSGKFAAFVGLPAKSGVSGAIIAVVKSGMIEDLKGPIGIGLYGPAIDTVGNSVAGVDFLMELVKKYNLSVF; this is encoded by the coding sequence ATGAGAGAAAACTTAATTGATTTAGTTCACAACAGTACGCTAAAAACAGTTAATGGAAAAGTGGCGACCTATATTCCTGCTTTGGCAGAGGCAGATGGGCAACAATTTTCTGTTTGTTTAACGGACATTAATCAATCGTATGAGTATGGTGATACAGAAACGACCTTTACACTTCAGAGCGTTGTCAAAGTAATTAGTTTTATGCTAGCGGCAGATCATCATGGTTTGACGATGATGATGGATTTTGTTGATGTTGAACCAACAGGCGATTCTTTTAATTCGATTGTGCGCCTAGAAAGTGCAAATACGAAGCCGTTCAATCCGATGATAAATGCGGGTGCCATTACGGTAGCATCACTTTTACCGGGTGAAACGCCAACTGAAAAAGTAGAAGTCGTGACGTCATTTTTAGAAAAATTATTACAAAAAGAAATTACAATTAACCAAAAAATTTATCAATCAGAATATGATTCAGCAGATCATAATCGTGCCATCGCTTATATTTTAAAAGCCAATGGTTACTTAGAAGCTGGTGTTGAGAATGCGATTCAAACTTATTTACAACTGTGCTCGATTGAAGTGACAGTGGGTGATTTAGCAGAAATTGCGCTCTTTTTTGCACAAGATGGTCAAAATGAACGCATCTGTATTGATGGTGCTATTTTAAAAGTATCAAAAGCATTAATGTTAACATGTGGAATGTATAATTCTTCTGGTAAATTTGCTGCATTTGTTGGTTTACCTGCAAAAAGTGGCGTTTCAGGAGCAATCATCGCTGTCGTTAAAAGTGGGATGATTGAAGATTTAAAGGGACCTATTGGGATCGGTCTGTATGGCCCGGCGATTGATACAGTTGGAAATAGTGTGGCAGGTGTAGATTTCTTAATGGAACTTGTGAAAAAGTACAACCTCTCTGTTTTTTAA
- a CDS encoding amidohydrolase yields the protein MFNTHSFIKDKAAIFTALSDKIWDVPEVYFEEKYAVTTMEEALLSEGFSVTKNVAGLETTILGEFGTGPTIIAFLGEYDALSQLSQVNGATAYAPIEKEGNGHGCGHNLLGVGSFAAACALKEYIAETGAPITVRYYGCPAEETGSGKAIMTKAGVFDDVDLAISWHPNTANAVMNIATLANYAVDFKFYGKSSHAAAAPHLGRSALDAVELMNVGVNFLREHVESDVRMHYAITNSGGMSANVVQPYAEVSYLIRAPKKAQVMDVFKRVEKIAEGAALMTETTMSYEFKGAASNLIPNTVLANVMQEQLNTVTPLEYSEEEYEYAAAIYETFDEQTQAEATALFPKTLLTLLGDKKINHFPIPLLPESTMMASTDVGDVSWKVPTIQVATSCWTIGTPPHTWQVVSHGKTSIGHKGMLYAAELMANTAIHAAEHPAVIQAAKNELTERLNGETYVSLIPEERGM from the coding sequence ATGTTTAACACACATTCATTTATAAAAGATAAAGCTGCTATTTTTACAGCGTTAAGCGATAAAATTTGGGATGTTCCTGAAGTGTATTTTGAAGAAAAATACGCAGTGACTACCATGGAAGAAGCATTGCTTTCTGAAGGTTTTTCAGTGACAAAAAACGTAGCGGGATTAGAAACCACTATTCTAGGTGAATTCGGAACGGGTCCGACTATTATTGCTTTTTTAGGAGAATATGATGCCTTGTCACAATTAAGCCAGGTAAATGGTGCAACAGCATATGCACCGATAGAAAAAGAGGGGAATGGTCATGGCTGTGGCCATAACCTATTAGGGGTAGGGTCATTTGCAGCTGCTTGTGCACTTAAAGAATACATTGCCGAGACGGGTGCACCAATTACTGTTCGTTATTATGGCTGCCCTGCTGAAGAAACGGGATCAGGAAAAGCGATTATGACAAAAGCGGGTGTCTTTGACGATGTTGATTTGGCGATATCATGGCATCCGAACACAGCGAATGCCGTGATGAATATTGCAACATTAGCAAATTATGCTGTTGATTTTAAATTTTATGGTAAAAGTTCTCATGCCGCAGCTGCACCACATCTTGGTCGTAGTGCGTTGGATGCAGTCGAGCTGATGAATGTAGGGGTTAACTTTTTACGCGAGCATGTCGAGAGCGATGTGCGGATGCATTATGCGATTACTAATAGCGGTGGAATGTCAGCGAATGTTGTGCAACCTTATGCAGAGGTTTCCTATTTAATTCGTGCGCCCAAAAAAGCACAAGTAATGGATGTGTTCAAACGCGTTGAAAAAATAGCGGAAGGTGCCGCATTAATGACAGAAACAACAATGTCCTATGAATTTAAAGGTGCAGCTTCGAATCTTATTCCTAATACAGTATTAGCAAATGTGATGCAGGAGCAATTAAATACGGTGACGCCATTAGAATACAGTGAAGAAGAATATGAGTATGCAGCAGCTATTTACGAAACGTTTGATGAACAAACGCAAGCAGAAGCTACGGCTCTGTTCCCGAAAACGTTGTTGACCTTATTAGGGGATAAAAAAATCAATCATTTCCCTATTCCGTTATTACCAGAAAGCACGATGATGGCATCTACTGATGTTGGCGATGTGAGCTGGAAAGTGCCTACAATACAAGTAGCTACTTCGTGTTGGACAATCGGGACACCTCCACATACATGGCAAGTCGTATCACATGGTAAAACATCGATTGGCCATAAAGGAATGTTATATGCGGCTGAATTGATGGCAAATACGGCAATTCATGCGGCTGAACATCCAGCTGTTATTCAAGCGGCTAAAAATGAATTAACAGAACGACTTAACGGTGAAACATATGTTTCATTAATCCCAGAAGAGCGAGGTATGTGA
- a CDS encoding MFS transporter yields MESTVLLKKTRKTVLLLLFLGWAIGNLDHYLINYAVVDIANDLALTATQTGVVLSSFFLGYAIMQMPGGLLADKYGAKKILLTAVIIWSVFTGLTAVAWSFSALIVIRFLFGIGEGGFQPAASKIIATIFPKNERSRAMSLLLASAAIMAMLVPLISAVLLGLIGWRLLFVITGLIGAVIAFLYWRYIQVPDTTVEAARGLSVTGENKGILKKLITMPFMWSLLVSYFTIYAVNWGLSSWMPSYLTNERGLDLLSIGYLQLIPGVLMLSGMLIFGIVIDKLTLQQNKVIGAVFAVGIAGFLFLMFHSNSIGMFIFYQCIVTILMTYITLLLPSFVLKTIPQDITATAMGMANTGGQLAGFITPAAMGFMVDFFNGSYNAAFWLLIIFAMICIFALLSIKSNLKEERVSNV; encoded by the coding sequence ATGGAGTCGACAGTATTATTAAAAAAGACAAGAAAAACCGTGTTATTATTGCTATTCTTAGGGTGGGCAATTGGAAATTTGGACCATTATTTAATTAATTATGCGGTTGTTGATATTGCAAATGATCTTGCTTTAACAGCGACACAAACAGGAGTTGTACTGAGTTCGTTTTTTTTAGGGTATGCAATTATGCAAATGCCAGGTGGGTTATTAGCGGATAAATATGGTGCGAAAAAAATTCTATTGACAGCTGTGATTATCTGGTCTGTTTTCACAGGATTAACGGCTGTTGCCTGGTCTTTTAGTGCATTGATTGTTATCCGTTTCTTATTCGGTATTGGTGAAGGCGGTTTTCAGCCAGCGGCATCAAAGATTATTGCCACCATCTTCCCGAAGAATGAGCGCAGTCGTGCCATGTCACTTTTATTAGCATCTGCAGCAATAATGGCAATGTTAGTACCACTGATATCTGCAGTCTTATTAGGATTGATTGGGTGGCGCCTATTGTTTGTTATCACGGGTTTGATTGGAGCAGTAATAGCATTTTTATATTGGCGTTATATTCAAGTGCCGGATACAACCGTGGAAGCAGCGAGGGGACTATCAGTTACTGGTGAAAATAAAGGTATTCTAAAAAAATTAATAACGATGCCTTTTATGTGGAGCCTACTGGTTTCTTATTTTACAATTTATGCGGTCAATTGGGGACTAAGTTCATGGATGCCTAGTTATTTAACGAATGAACGTGGACTTGATTTATTATCGATTGGGTATTTGCAATTAATTCCTGGGGTGTTAATGCTTAGTGGTATGCTTATCTTCGGGATTGTGATTGATAAATTAACATTGCAACAAAATAAAGTAATTGGAGCTGTTTTTGCTGTTGGTATCGCTGGCTTTTTATTTTTAATGTTCCACTCTAACAGTATCGGGATGTTTATTTTTTACCAATGTATTGTTACAATATTAATGACTTACATCACATTACTTTTGCCGTCGTTTGTTTTAAAAACGATTCCACAAGATATTACAGCAACAGCAATGGGGATGGCGAACACGGGCGGACAATTAGCAGGGTTTATTACCCCGGCTGCAATGGGTTTTATGGTCGATTTTTTCAATGGCTCATACAATGCCGCCTTTTGGTTATTGATTATTTTTGCGATGATTTGTATTTTTGCGCTACTATCAATCAAATCGAATTTAAAAGAAGAGAGGGTTTCAAATGTTTAA
- a CDS encoding O-methyltransferase has protein sequence MSEFNLTKKYIEETCSYEPDFFNQIRDSIIAAGINEMSIDADSAQFLRVLLKTTGAKNVLELGTLGGYSAILFASIIPATGHVTTIDNDVRYQPLSQGNAEKTGYKDKITFICNDGLKAMEQLASEGATFDFFFIDAAKNSYINYYEWALSMAKPGAMIVADNTLWKGEVPDPDKTSNPIRAMRRFNEYVSQDERVDVIITTTGDGMTLARVK, from the coding sequence GTGTCAGAATTTAACTTAACAAAAAAATATATTGAAGAAACTTGTAGTTACGAACCAGATTTCTTCAATCAAATAAGAGACAGTATTATTGCAGCAGGTATCAATGAAATGAGCATTGACGCCGATTCAGCACAATTTTTACGTGTTCTCTTAAAAACCACAGGCGCAAAAAACGTACTCGAATTAGGGACACTAGGTGGCTATAGCGCGATTTTATTTGCGTCTATTATCCCAGCTACAGGTCATGTCACAACAATAGATAACGATGTCCGTTACCAACCCCTATCGCAAGGAAATGCTGAAAAAACAGGCTACAAAGATAAAATTACTTTTATTTGTAATGATGGCTTAAAGGCGATGGAACAATTAGCATCAGAAGGCGCGACCTTTGATTTCTTCTTTATCGATGCTGCTAAAAATAGCTATATCAACTATTATGAATGGGCATTGTCCATGGCAAAACCAGGTGCAATGATTGTTGCCGACAATACGTTATGGAAAGGTGAAGTCCCTGATCCTGATAAAACATCTAACCCTATCCGTGCTATGCGCCGTTTCAATGAATACGTCTCTCAAGATGAACGAGTGGATGTTATTATTACTACTACTGGCGATGGTATGACTCTTGCCCGCGTTAAATAA